From Segatella copri, the proteins below share one genomic window:
- the purL gene encoding phosphoribosylformylglycinamidine synthase produces MILFFRTPSKSVIATEIDHKPSQDEINELCWLYGDATLEDAQQLQGFYVGPRREMITPWSTNAVEITQNMSLNGISRIEEYFPVDSEDAEHDPMLQRMYNGIGQDVFTVNHQPEPIKYVDDLEKYNEEEGLALSEDEMAYLHKLEKENGRPLTDSEIFGFAQINSEHCRHKIFGGQFIIDGKEMESSLFNMIKKTTNENPNKILSAYKDNVAFSQGPVIEQFAPADQTTSDFFQVKDIESVISLKAETHNFPTTVEPFNGAATGTGGEIRDRMGGGVGSWPIAGTACYMTAYPRLKDDNGKSDVERDWEDIMPVRKWLYQTPEQILIKASNGASDFGNKFGQPLITGSVLTFEHEENGEKYAYDKVIMLAGGVGYGKKRDYKKGEPQKGNKVVVVGGDNYRIGLGGGSVSSVDTGRYSNGIELNAVQRANPEMQKRAYNLVRALVENDENPVVSIHDHGSAGHLNCLSELVEECGGEIDMSKLPIGDKTLSAKEIIANESQERMGLLIDEKYISEVQKIADRERAPMYVVGETTGDAHFSFKQADGVKPFDLDVAQMFGHTPKTVMVDETVERKYEDVTYSADNLDEYLQRVLQMEAVACKDWLTNKVDRSVTGKIARQQGQGQIQLPLSDCGVVALDYRGEKGIVTAMGHAPQAGLADPKAGSVLSVAESLTNIVWAPLADGMDSISLSANWMWPCRSQKGEDARLYEGVKALSDFCCAIHVNVPTGKDSLSLTQQYPNGEKIIAPGTVIVSAGGEVSDVKKVVSPVLVNDKNSSLYHIDFSFDEQRLGGSAFAQSLGKVGSDVPTVKNPEYFVDCFNAVQELINRGWVMAGHDISAGGLITALLEMTFANVEGGMKINLHDIADADIIKTLFAENPGVVIQVSDAHKDELKAFFDENGIGYAKIGYPAPELRKIIIKKEGFEHEFDIDALRDDWYKTSYLLDRKQSMNGMAKKRYTNYKKQPIEMNFGYGFKGTLASYSLDANRRKPSGIKAAIIREKGTNGEREMAYSMYLAGFDVKDVMMTDLISGRETLEDVNFIVFCGGFSNSDVLGSAKGWAGAFLYNPKAKEALDKFYAREDTLSLGICNGCQLMVELNLINPEHKHRSHLCHNTSKKFESTFLGLTIPQNDSVMFGSLSGDKLGIWVAHGEGRFYLPEPEDHYNIIAKYNYAEYPGNPNGSDYNVAGICSADGRHLAMMPHLERAIFPWQNAWYPADRRNDEVTPWIEAFVNARQWIEERALKK; encoded by the coding sequence ATGATTCTTTTTTTTAGAACTCCATCTAAGAGTGTGATTGCGACCGAGATTGACCACAAACCATCTCAGGACGAAATCAATGAACTTTGTTGGCTTTATGGTGACGCGACTTTAGAGGACGCCCAGCAGTTGCAGGGCTTCTATGTCGGCCCACGCCGTGAAATGATTACTCCTTGGAGTACGAATGCCGTTGAGATTACTCAGAACATGAGTCTTAACGGCATTTCGCGTATCGAGGAGTACTTCCCTGTAGATAGCGAAGACGCTGAGCACGACCCTATGCTCCAGCGTATGTACAACGGTATCGGACAGGATGTGTTCACCGTGAATCACCAGCCAGAACCTATCAAGTACGTCGATGACCTCGAGAAGTATAACGAGGAAGAGGGTCTTGCCCTCAGCGAGGACGAAATGGCTTATCTCCACAAGCTGGAGAAAGAGAACGGACGCCCTCTCACCGACAGCGAAATCTTCGGTTTCGCACAGATCAACTCAGAGCACTGCCGCCACAAGATCTTCGGCGGCCAGTTTATCATCGACGGTAAGGAGATGGAGTCTTCTCTCTTCAACATGATCAAGAAGACCACCAACGAGAATCCTAACAAGATCCTCTCTGCTTACAAGGACAACGTGGCTTTCTCTCAGGGTCCTGTTATCGAGCAGTTTGCTCCAGCCGATCAGACTACCAGCGATTTCTTCCAGGTGAAGGATATCGAGAGTGTTATCTCTCTGAAGGCTGAGACCCACAACTTCCCTACTACCGTAGAGCCTTTCAATGGTGCTGCTACCGGTACGGGTGGTGAAATCCGCGACCGTATGGGTGGTGGTGTAGGTTCATGGCCTATCGCAGGTACAGCCTGCTACATGACTGCTTATCCTCGCCTGAAGGATGACAACGGCAAGAGCGATGTTGAGCGCGACTGGGAAGACATCATGCCAGTACGTAAGTGGCTCTATCAGACTCCAGAGCAGATTCTGATCAAGGCTTCTAACGGTGCATCAGACTTCGGTAACAAGTTCGGTCAGCCTCTCATCACTGGTTCTGTGCTTACATTCGAGCACGAGGAGAATGGTGAGAAGTATGCATACGATAAGGTAATCATGCTTGCTGGTGGTGTAGGCTACGGCAAGAAGCGTGACTATAAGAAGGGTGAGCCACAGAAGGGCAATAAGGTTGTCGTAGTAGGTGGTGATAACTATCGCATCGGTCTTGGTGGTGGTTCTGTTTCTTCTGTAGATACAGGCCGTTACAGCAACGGTATCGAGTTAAACGCTGTTCAGCGTGCCAACCCTGAGATGCAGAAGCGTGCCTACAACCTGGTTCGTGCACTCGTTGAGAACGATGAGAACCCAGTAGTCAGCATCCACGACCACGGTTCAGCCGGTCACTTGAACTGTCTCTCTGAGTTGGTAGAAGAGTGCGGTGGCGAAATCGACATGTCTAAGTTGCCTATCGGTGACAAGACTTTGAGCGCCAAGGAAATCATCGCCAACGAGAGCCAGGAGCGCATGGGCTTGCTCATCGACGAGAAGTATATCAGCGAGGTTCAGAAGATTGCCGACCGTGAGCGTGCTCCAATGTACGTGGTTGGTGAGACTACTGGCGATGCTCACTTCAGCTTCAAGCAGGCTGACGGCGTAAAGCCATTCGACCTTGATGTAGCTCAGATGTTCGGTCATACTCCTAAGACTGTGATGGTAGATGAGACCGTAGAGCGTAAATATGAAGATGTAACTTATTCTGCAGATAACCTCGACGAGTACTTGCAGCGTGTTCTCCAGATGGAGGCTGTGGCTTGTAAGGACTGGTTGACCAACAAGGTAGACCGTTCCGTAACAGGTAAGATTGCCCGTCAGCAGGGTCAGGGTCAGATTCAGTTGCCACTCTCAGACTGTGGTGTCGTAGCACTCGACTACCGTGGCGAGAAGGGTATCGTAACAGCAATGGGTCATGCACCTCAGGCTGGTCTTGCCGATCCTAAGGCAGGTTCTGTACTCTCTGTAGCAGAGTCATTGACTAATATCGTATGGGCTCCATTGGCAGATGGCATGGACAGCATCAGCCTCTCTGCTAACTGGATGTGGCCTTGCCGCAGTCAGAAGGGTGAGGATGCTCGTTTGTACGAGGGCGTGAAGGCTTTGTCAGACTTCTGCTGCGCCATCCACGTGAACGTACCAACAGGTAAGGACTCTCTCTCATTGACCCAGCAATATCCTAACGGCGAGAAGATCATCGCTCCGGGTACCGTCATCGTAAGTGCTGGTGGTGAGGTTTCAGATGTCAAGAAGGTGGTTAGTCCTGTTCTCGTCAACGACAAGAACTCAAGCCTCTATCATATCGACTTCAGCTTCGACGAGCAGCGTCTCGGTGGTTCTGCCTTCGCTCAGAGTTTGGGCAAGGTGGGCAGCGATGTTCCTACCGTGAAGAACCCAGAGTACTTCGTTGATTGCTTCAACGCTGTACAGGAACTCATCAACCGCGGTTGGGTAATGGCTGGTCACGATATCAGCGCCGGTGGTTTGATTACAGCTCTCCTCGAAATGACATTCGCCAACGTAGAGGGCGGTATGAAGATCAACCTCCACGACATCGCAGATGCCGACATCATCAAGACTCTCTTCGCAGAAAACCCAGGTGTTGTCATCCAGGTAAGCGATGCTCACAAGGACGAGTTGAAGGCATTCTTCGATGAGAACGGTATCGGTTATGCCAAGATTGGTTATCCAGCTCCAGAGCTCCGCAAGATTATCATCAAGAAGGAAGGCTTCGAGCACGAGTTCGATATCGATGCTTTGCGCGACGACTGGTATAAGACATCTTACCTCCTCGACCGCAAGCAGAGTATGAACGGTATGGCCAAGAAGCGTTACACCAACTATAAGAAGCAGCCTATCGAGATGAACTTCGGCTACGGCTTCAAGGGAACCCTCGCTAGCTACAGCCTCGACGCAAACCGTCGCAAGCCATCTGGCATCAAGGCAGCTATCATCCGTGAGAAGGGTACCAATGGTGAGCGTGAGATGGCATACTCTATGTATCTCGCCGGCTTCGATGTAAAGGATGTGATGATGACCGACTTGATTTCTGGTCGTGAGACTCTGGAGGATGTGAACTTCATCGTATTCTGCGGTGGTTTCTCTAACTCCGATGTTCTCGGTTCTGCCAAGGGTTGGGCTGGTGCATTCCTCTACAATCCTAAGGCTAAAGAGGCACTCGATAAGTTCTATGCCCGTGAGGATACCCTTTCACTCGGTATCTGCAACGGTTGCCAGCTGATGGTTGAGTTGAACCTCATCAATCCTGAGCACAAGCATCGTTCACACCTCTGCCACAACACATCCAAGAAATTCGAGAGCACATTCCTCGGTTTGACTATTCCTCAGAACGACAGTGTGATGTTCGGTAGCCTGAGCGGTGATAAGCTCGGTATCTGGGTAGCTCACGGCGAGGGCCGTTTCTACTTGCCTGAGCCAGAGGATCACTACAACATCATTGCGAAGTACAACTACGCTGAGTATCCAGGTAATCCTAACGGCAGTGACTACAATGTAGCAGGTATCTGCTCTGCAGATGGTCGTCACTTGGCTATGATGCCACACTTGGAGCGTGCCATCTTCCCATGGCAGAACGCCTGGTATCCAGCCGATCGCCGCAACGACGAGGTTACTCCTTGGATTGAGGCATTTGTCAATGCACGTCAGTGGATTGAAGAAAGAGCTTTGAAAAAGTAA
- a CDS encoding NADP-dependent isocitrate dehydrogenase: MEKIKMTTPLVEMDGDEMTRILWKMIKDELILPFVDLKSEYYDLGLPYRDQTNDQVTIDSAEAAKKYGVAVKCATITPNAQRMDEYKLHKMWKSPNGTIRSIMDGTVFRAPITIPSIHPCVKNWEKPITIARHAYGDVYKSVELRADEPGTAKLVFEGKSGKKQEIEIHSFDGAGVIQGMHNTDKSIRSFAHSCFKFAIDTKQDLWFATKDTISKTYDAQFRKIFEEVYESDYKEKFAELGIEYFYTLIDDAVARVIRSKGGFIWACKNYDGDVMSDMLSTAFGSLAMMTSVLVSPDGKYEYEAAHGTVTRHYYRYLKGEDTSTNPMATIFAWSGALRKRGELDGIKELQNFGDQLEAACFDTLNDGIATKDLVNLMEGVEAKAVNSAGFIAAIRERLEKRLA, encoded by the coding sequence ATGGAAAAGATTAAGATGACAACTCCATTGGTAGAGATGGACGGTGATGAGATGACAAGAATTCTCTGGAAGATGATTAAGGACGAACTGATTCTTCCTTTCGTTGATTTGAAGTCTGAGTATTATGATCTCGGTCTGCCTTATCGCGACCAGACCAATGACCAGGTAACCATCGACTCTGCTGAGGCGGCTAAGAAATATGGCGTGGCTGTGAAGTGTGCTACTATCACTCCTAATGCACAGCGTATGGACGAGTATAAACTCCACAAAATGTGGAAGAGCCCTAATGGAACTATCCGTAGCATCATGGACGGTACCGTATTCCGTGCTCCTATCACCATCCCAAGTATCCACCCTTGTGTAAAGAACTGGGAGAAGCCTATTACCATCGCCCGTCATGCTTACGGCGATGTATACAAGAGCGTGGAACTTCGTGCTGATGAGCCAGGTACAGCCAAACTCGTGTTCGAGGGTAAGAGCGGCAAAAAGCAGGAGATTGAGATTCATTCTTTCGATGGTGCTGGCGTTATCCAGGGCATGCACAATACTGATAAGAGTATCCGCAGCTTTGCTCACAGCTGCTTCAAGTTTGCCATTGATACCAAGCAGGATCTCTGGTTTGCTACCAAGGATACCATCTCTAAGACTTATGATGCCCAGTTCCGTAAAATCTTTGAGGAAGTATATGAGAGCGACTATAAAGAGAAGTTTGCAGAACTCGGTATCGAGTATTTCTATACATTGATTGATGATGCAGTGGCTCGTGTTATCCGCAGCAAGGGCGGCTTTATCTGGGCTTGCAAGAACTATGACGGTGATGTGATGAGTGATATGCTCAGTACAGCCTTCGGTTCTCTGGCGATGATGACTTCCGTATTGGTTTCTCCTGACGGCAAGTATGAGTATGAGGCAGCCCACGGTACCGTGACCCGTCACTACTATCGCTACCTGAAGGGTGAAGATACATCTACCAACCCTATGGCTACCATCTTTGCATGGAGCGGTGCGTTGAGAAAGCGTGGCGAACTGGATGGCATCAAGGAACTTCAGAACTTTGGCGACCAACTGGAGGCTGCATGTTTCGATACTTTGAATGATGGTATCGCTACCAAGGATCTCGTAAACCTGATGGAAGGTGTTGAGGCTAAGGCTGTAAACTCTGCCGGCTTTATCGCTGCCATCCGCGAGCGTCTGGAAAAGCGATTGGCATAA
- a CDS encoding chromate transporter: MNNSVSYLTLFKTFLKIGIVTFGGGYAMIPIIESEVVDKHHWMTKEEFLDAIATTQVCPGALAINMSSLLGYKLAKTPGAIVCTLGASLPSFLIILAIAMFFHQFEDNKVVAAMFAGIRPAVVALIAVPTFSLAKSAGISLVNCWIPILSALLIWLLGVNPIWVIIAAAVGGYIYGQFIQPTE, encoded by the coding sequence ATGAATAATAGCGTAAGTTATCTTACATTATTCAAAACATTTTTGAAGATTGGCATAGTCACCTTTGGGGGTGGCTATGCCATGATTCCTATTATAGAATCCGAAGTCGTCGACAAGCATCATTGGATGACGAAGGAGGAATTCTTGGATGCCATTGCTACTACCCAGGTTTGTCCGGGCGCCTTGGCCATCAACATGAGTTCCCTGCTCGGATATAAGTTGGCAAAGACACCGGGAGCCATCGTCTGCACCCTCGGCGCTTCGTTGCCATCGTTCCTTATTATCTTGGCGATAGCCATGTTTTTCCATCAGTTTGAAGACAACAAGGTTGTTGCTGCCATGTTTGCAGGCATCCGTCCTGCCGTCGTGGCACTGATAGCCGTACCAACATTCTCGCTTGCCAAGAGTGCCGGTATTTCGCTTGTCAACTGCTGGATTCCTATTCTATCCGCCCTTCTGATCTGGCTTTTGGGCGTCAACCCAATCTGGGTGATTATCGCAGCTGCCGTAGGTGGCTACATCTATGGACAGTTTATCCAGCCAACGGAATAA
- a CDS encoding OmpA/MotB family protein, giving the protein MKQTKLMVMAMMAVALMATSCASKKDLQNCQNENKELSSNYQATKEKLAATEASLAAAQEQLATAKSDYAKLQNSLDKSLNNASQNNVSIEKLVDQINESNQYIRHLVEVKSKSDSLNMVLTNNLTRSLSKEEMKEVDVQVLKGVVYISLADNMLYQSGSYEVNSRAQETLSKIAKIITDYKDYDVLVEGNTDNVPVSTTSAKMKNIRNNWDLSALRAASVVQYLQDHFGVNPKRLTAGGRGEYNPVTTNDTEVGKQRNRRTQIIITPKLDQFMDLIDKAPEEK; this is encoded by the coding sequence ATGAAACAGACAAAGTTAATGGTAATGGCAATGATGGCTGTAGCTCTGATGGCTACAAGCTGTGCAAGTAAGAAGGATCTTCAGAATTGCCAGAATGAGAATAAGGAATTGTCAAGCAACTATCAGGCTACCAAGGAAAAGCTGGCAGCTACTGAGGCTAGTCTGGCTGCTGCCCAGGAGCAGCTCGCTACTGCAAAGAGCGATTACGCTAAGTTGCAGAACTCGCTTGACAAGAGTTTGAACAATGCAAGCCAGAACAACGTGAGCATTGAGAAACTCGTTGACCAGATCAACGAGAGTAACCAGTATATCCGTCACCTTGTTGAGGTAAAGAGCAAGAGCGATTCGCTCAACATGGTTCTTACCAACAACCTGACCCGCTCTTTGAGCAAGGAAGAGATGAAGGAGGTTGATGTTCAGGTTCTGAAGGGTGTAGTTTACATCTCTCTGGCTGACAATATGCTCTATCAGAGTGGTAGCTATGAGGTGAACAGCCGTGCTCAGGAAACATTGAGCAAGATTGCTAAGATCATCACAGACTACAAGGATTACGATGTGCTCGTAGAGGGTAATACCGATAACGTACCAGTAAGCACTACAAGTGCCAAGATGAAGAATATCCGCAACAACTGGGACCTCTCTGCTCTCCGTGCAGCTTCTGTTGTTCAGTACTTGCAGGATCACTTCGGTGTAAATCCTAAGCGCCTTACTGCTGGTGGTCGTGGTGAGTACAACCCTGTAACAACTAACGATACAGAGGTAGGCAAGCAGCGCAACCGCCGCACTCAGATTATCATCACTCCTAAGCTCGACCAGTTCATGGACTTGATCGACAAGGCTCCAGAGGAGAAGTAA
- a CDS encoding chromate transporter, giving the protein MIFFQLFIVFIQIGIFGFGGGYSMISLIQGQVVTQYHWMTMQEFTDVVAISQMTPGPIGINTATYCGYTAVHNAGMSGMMAVLGSAMATFALVLPSLVLMILISKMLYKYMNTTAVQSIFIGLRPAIVGLVGAAALLLMNGENFSTPANPWHFYISIALFFATFIGVKVMKINPIRMILYSAFAGLVLLY; this is encoded by the coding sequence ATGATATTTTTTCAGCTTTTCATCGTATTCATTCAGATAGGCATCTTCGGATTCGGAGGTGGCTATTCCATGATATCCCTGATTCAGGGACAGGTTGTTACGCAGTATCATTGGATGACGATGCAAGAGTTTACCGATGTGGTTGCCATCTCTCAGATGACACCGGGACCTATCGGTATCAACACCGCTACCTATTGTGGCTATACAGCTGTCCATAATGCCGGTATGAGTGGCATGATGGCTGTACTCGGAAGTGCCATGGCGACCTTTGCGCTGGTTCTCCCATCCTTGGTTTTGATGATTCTTATCAGCAAGATGCTGTACAAGTATATGAACACCACAGCCGTTCAGAGCATCTTCATCGGTCTTCGCCCGGCCATCGTCGGTCTGGTAGGAGCCGCAGCCCTGCTTCTGATGAATGGCGAGAACTTCTCTACGCCAGCCAATCCCTGGCATTTCTACATCTCCATCGCCCTATTCTTTGCTACCTTTATCGGCGTGAAGGTGATGAAGATCAATCCTATCCGCATGATACTCTACTCGGCTTTTGCCGGACTGGTATTACTATATTAA